Part of the Candoia aspera isolate rCanAsp1 chromosome 1, rCanAsp1.hap2, whole genome shotgun sequence genome, acgctGCCTAGGTAACCACATGGACCTgttcaggcagttgtcaggagtcaaggctgactgaaggtggggggaaaaaaaggtacaCCAAAAATTAATAGTGCAGGTTAGTGATGATCCTGAAGTCCCTTACTAGGAGCAAGTCTTAGCAAACTCATGGGTTGAGATAGAcaaacttgcactttctgcttgctAGCATGTTGCTATATTGTGAGCATTGTTATTTGTTACAGGGCTTCATGAGAAAACTCCTCCTTTAAGTACCAAAGAATTTCAGGGGGAAGAAAATGTCACGTCCAAGCTTCAGGATGAAAATATCTATAGCCCTACGGAAACAGATGAGGACCAGGGAAAGATACAGTTGAATGAGGCCAGGGAGCAAATTAAAGAAGAAACACTGTTAAAAGACAATGAGAGCACAACAGAAGAAGATTGGGATGGTGCAGAAGATGAAACCCAAAAGGAAAACAATGTGGATTCTCATAAAGAAACTCAAGAAAACAATAATACCCAATGCCTTCCTACCAGTCCCAGCTGCACCTCTCAGACTGAGAAATGTGACGAGCCACCAGGTGccctgaaaaaaaatgatatctCCCGGCACAGTTATTCTCGTTACAACACAATATCTTATCGGAAGATCCGGAAAGGAAACACTAAACAGAGAATCGATGAATTTGAGTCCATGATGCATTCATAAACTGAGGCAGAGAATCTAATAGGCTTGCTAGGATACTTCTCTTCCTTCTATCTCAACTCCAGATGTTTCTCCATCTGCAATATCAAGTTATTAAAATGTCTTTGGTGGCTTCACTCCAACTAAATGTAGTAGTCATGACTAATGGTGCAACAACAGTCTCCCTTGCCACTTGGGTGTTAGCCACATCGAGCCCATGAAGGtttacttctaaataaatatatacataggaTCAGGTGGCATGATTGCAATCTTATGCACACTTAACTGGAAGAAGTCCTACTCAATATAATGTTACTTACTATGGCAAGTACGTACCTACACATCTTGAAACAAGCTTGTGATCTGACTTCAGTCCTACTGCTTTCAGTGAACTTAGATGAACTGATTGTAGCTGGATTGGGACCCAGTATGTATTATTTGATTATACACTTTAAAAATGTAActactttcattttaaaatgacagatACTTTTAGGGTTTAAGTCAGTAGTATGGCCAGTTTAACCTAACTGATTTTAAAGATACATTTCAAACAAAATGCTTCTATCCATTTTTGGTACATCACCAATTCTTCATTCTGTTTTAacaaggtttttcttttcttttttttttgccagatttTCTATAGTGCTATTCTGCATAAATTTACATCAGCATCTCATGTTAGTCTTAATAAATCACAGATACTGACTAATTCAGCCCAGTAGCATCTTTCTAGGAGAGCGATCCAATTCACTCTTATTTGGCAGCTGAAATATAGAAGACAGCGAGACTGCTCTGAAAATATGAGTCATTTGAGGCTCTGTCAACCCCAATCCTATACACATATACCTTGGGTGAATGCTATCAAGTACAATGGTTCTTATTTCAGAGTTAGCATTCCTGGGATTGGGCATGCTCATGTGCACATTTGCTAGGAAGGCAAATCTGTATTGGTTTCAACTGCAGTGTCTACTGAGTATAAGTGTGTAGGGTTCTGCTGCACTTAAGTTTATAATAGGATCTCTCAGCAGGCTATAATGTCAGAAGACAGATGAAAAAGAGGATAAGGCTTCTGTACCCTTAACAGCTGTAGTGCAAATGGATACAATACTGTGTTTATCTGAAGGTATTTCAGATAGCATCCCCTCAAAAAAGAAGAGTAGTCAGAGATTAATGTTGCAAATGCAGACAAAAACTGTGCAAAGTCCAGGTTCCTTACTGTGTTAGTATGGATTTCAGCTGCAGCTGAAAACCAGTCCCCAATAAATACATGCACGTGTCACATTTCTGTGTGCAGATGGGTGTTGCAAGAAGCCacagtgcaaagaagaaaaagctgATCCGGGACCAAAGAATAAATTAATTATCTCCAAATTAGTAACCACACATTGCCTATAAAATAAGACACCCTCTTTATAAGATTAGTTGATCCCTCCTGTATGTATATCAGCCATTCTCTTTCactttaatggtatgtgggaaagaccttggaagaatgaatgggccaagaaatgctgcctagggaacgattaGATAAGAGACATCATAGCCTGCAGCTGTATAGTGGCTGGGGCAAGAAgctgagaagggaccctccctagtttctccagCTATAAAGGAGAAGGCGGGAgagctgtactttcagacttgcaagattctgttaatgtagtcttacaataaaatagaattagctcatctggtcatgtttcctgtctggtctacctagtaaggctaaCATTCACACAGAGTAACCTGCAAATATACCATAAAAGCTCATTCTGTTCCTTTTAGCaaagacaataaaacaataactgtAACCACCAGGACGAAGATGGGGCAAGAAAAAGAGAGTCCACTGGAAATGGAAGGGTAGGGAAATGGATAGGAACAAAGTTGAGTGAAGATGAGGATTATGGAAGAAGTAACAGGCAAGGAAACGAGAAGTCCTGTTTAGGCATTAAGAAAAGAGTTACATTCAGCTGGCAGGGAATCTCTCTTCTGTACAACCATCAGAGGTGCAAGGCtctaagtcccagaattccccaaccagcatgctgagGGTTGAAAtctagacatcttaaagttgccatggtccAGAAACATAGATCTAGTTATAAAGGCTACTAATGAACTGTTATCGGCTACAGATCTGGTAATAAAATGAGCCttaaactgtttatttttttaaaaacctgtatttaaaaaattaatctcaTTTGGTTCATCTCACAAACAAATCATCATAAACAAATCATTTTTCTCCTGTAATTTGTCTGATTTAGAATGAAATGCATCTGAAAAAGCACTGAAACCTGATGCATTCTTACAGGAAGCAAATTGTGGAAAAACAGTGTAAATGCACtgaatgataatgatgattaaaCCAGTGCATTGATGAAGGCCATAGGCTTTGAAGATGTGGATCAAGCAACAATGTAGATACAGGTAAAAGGGTCTTCAAAGGCTTCAGGTTCTAAAAATCActgataacaaaataaaatgggtGGCTGCTTTAAATCTTGCAATCATCTTTAGAGAACCTAGGGTTACcttatctggattgcaaaaaatACAGATGACCACAAAGGGGCTTGCCTAAGCGAATCACTCCAAGCAAGCAGATGTGCAGACAGACATTTTGTGGTCATTGTAATAGTCATCAAAGTTATGTTTCTATTCCAACCATTTGAGAATTGACGGGAAATTATGCAGGCTAGTTTTCATGTCCATCTTCTGAAGGTATTCAGCAGACTGACTGGGTTAACAGGTCATGCTAAGCCACCATATAACTGGGTTTTGATTTAGCATAATGGATGTACCTCtcattcagcaaaccatgattaaaatatTACGATTTAATGTGATCTGTGAACCAATTTCTTAAGATCTACACAGTCGTGGCAAGGGAAGGTGTTATGTAATTGGAGTAAGGTTATTTTGTTGAAGGCACCACTTTATTATTGGTTGTTTTATAAAGTTTTCAGCAGGACATATTACTTTAGTGACTATGTTTATGAATCAGTGTGGTAAAATTGTGGAAGCAACGCCTTTGTTCTTGCAAATATCAACACATCATTTTAcagctaccagatctaggctgcaaaaatccagttgaccACTTGATGGCAAAATataattatacaggtagtcctcacttaacaaccattcgttcagcaactgttcaaagttacaatggtgctgaatgaatggttacagctgttgcagtactcctgcagtcacatgatcaaaattcaggcacttggtgaCCGACACACATTTACGACTGCAGTGTGcacttcagctccccccacctgcccatctcccctcatctctgcccttttggctgccccgcACTCTGCCATCGCCCCCAGCTgtccttcgccatcttcttcctccggctGCTCATGAGGCTCATCAGGTatggcagctgctggctgtgaACATGGCAAAGGTCAGCCTGGGGTGGCAGAGGTCGCAGGGGTAGGTGGCAGAGGCAGAGCAcggggcggccaaaagggcagagatcgGGGGGAgagaggcaggtggggggagctgaagtgGAGGTGAgtgcagcagggcaggagaagcatgaggtcctcacctaacgaccacagttgagaataccagaactgccattgctgagtggtatggtcacatgatgtttcgcctAACGACCACTTTGATCAGCAATGGAAATAGTTCTGCAGAGTGTCTTTCATGAGTGAAATGTCGTTCCTGGAAGCTGCAGTCATAAAAGGAGGAAGGATGGCTACTCTTGTGTTTAAATCCTTCCCTGCTAGCTGCTTTTTCTCTCAGTCTCCCCttccctgttccttcctcctgAAATGAAGATATAGGGCTGCCAGGATGGACGTGCATCCATTTATAAAGGATGATGAATGACAGATcaatttgactgattgattt contains:
- the ERMN gene encoding ermin: MTEDIQAPTSMSEFNRNTSSEKPQLQVIDIIDQLANSSEILPYEIAEINPGSPFIEENQEGTKHLAENSAHEVSDGTKEHQGLHEKTPPLSTKEFQGEENVTSKLQDENIYSPTETDEDQGKIQLNEAREQIKEETLLKDNESTTEEDWDGAEDETQKENNVDSHKETQENNNTQCLPTSPSCTSQTEKCDEPPGALKKNDISRHSYSRYNTISYRKIRKGNTKQRIDEFESMMHS